From one Suricata suricatta isolate VVHF042 chromosome 8, meerkat_22Aug2017_6uvM2_HiC, whole genome shotgun sequence genomic stretch:
- the TAS1R3 gene encoding taste receptor type 1 member 3, with the protein MPSLALLGLAALLGLTALLGRGKGAPLCLSRQLRMQGDYVLGGLFPLGSVDGTDLGDRLQPNATVCTRFSSLGLLWALAMKMAVEEINNGSALLPGLHLGYDLYDTCSEPVVAMKPSLIFMAKAGSCNIAAYCNYTQYQPRVLAVIGPYSSELALVTSKFFSFFLVPQVSYGASTDRLSNREVFPSFFRTVPSDQVQATAMVELLQELGWNWVAAVGSDDEYGRQGLSLFSSLANARGICIAHEGLVPLPHGGSPRLGTVQSLLHQVNQSSVQVVVLFASAHAARTLFSYSIRGKLSPKVWVASEAWLTSDLVMTLPGMAEVGTVLGFLQQGAPIPEFPAYVQTRLALAADPTFCASLDAEQPGLEEHVVGPRCPQCDHITLENVSAGLLHHQTFAAYAAVYAVAQALHNTLLCDASGCPPREPVRPWQLLENMYNMSFRARGLVLRFDASGNVNMAYDLKLWVWRELTPELRTVGTFSGRLELWRSQMRWHTPGKQQPVSQCSRQCREGQVRRVKGFHSCCYDCVDCKAGSYQRNPDDLLCTQCDQDQWSPDRSTRCFPRKPTFLAWGEPAVLALLMLLALALGLVLAALGLFIWHRDSPLVRASGGPRACFGLACLGLVCLSVLLFPGKPGPASCLAQQPLLHLPLTGCLSTLFLQAAEIFVGSELPPSWADELRGRLRGFWAWLLVLLAMLAEATLCAWYLVAFPPEVVTDWWLLPTEALVHCRVRSWISFGLVHATNAMLAFLCFLGTFLVQSQPGRYNGARGLTFAMLAYFITWISFVPLFANVHVVHQPAVQMGTILLCALGILVTFHLPKCYLLLQQPELNTPEFFLGDNTRGQSSSEGQGRGDSRQKQVTPDSVTSPQ; encoded by the exons ATGCCCAGCCTGGCTCTCCTGGGCCTTGCGGCTCTCTTGGGCCTCACGGCTCTCTTGGGCCGCGGGAAGGGTGCCCCACTGTGCTTGTCCCGGCAGCTCAGGATGCAAGGGGACTATGTGCTGGGCGGACTCTTCCCTCTGGGCTCAGTCGACGGTACAGATCTTGGTGACAGGCTGCAGCCCAATGCCACCGTGTGCACCAG GTTCTCGTCTCTGGGCCTGCTCTGGGCACTGGCCATGAAGATGGCGGTGGAGGAGATCAACAACGGGTCCGCCCTGCTGCCTGGACTGCACCTGGGCTATGACCTCTATGACACGTGTTCAGAGCCCGTGGTGGCCATGAAGCCCAGCCTCATATTCATGGCCAAAGCAGGCAGCTGCAACATTGCCGCCTACTGCAATTACACCCAGTACCAGCCCCGCGTGCTGGCTGTCATCGGGCCCTACTCGTCCGAGCTCGCCCTCGTCACCAGCAAGTTCTTCAGCTTCTTCCTCGTGCCTCAG GTCAGCTACGGCGCCAGCACCGACCGGCTGAGCAACCGGGAGGTCTTCCCGTCCTTTTTCCGCACGGTGCCCAGCGACCAAGTGCAGGCGACGGCCATGGTGGAGCTGCTGCAGGAGCTTGGCTGGAACTGGGTGGCGGCAGTGGGCAGCGATGACGAGTATGGCCGGCAGGGCCTGAGCCTCTTCTCCAGCCTGGCCAACGCCAGGGGCATCTGCATTGCGCACGAGGGCCTGGTGCCGCTGCCGCACGGGGGCAGCCCGCGGCTGGgcaccgtgcagagcctgctgcacCAGGTGAACCAGAGCAGTGTGCAGGTGGTGGTGCTGTTCGCCTCTGCCCACGCCGCCCGCACCCTCTTCAGCTACAGCATCCGCGGCAAGCTCTCGCCCAAGGTGTGGGTAGCCAGCGAGGCCTGGCTGACCTCGGACCTGGTCATGACGCTGCCTGGCATGGCTGAAGTGGGCACTGTGCTCGGCTTCCTGCAGCAGGGCGCCCCGATCCCCGAGTTTCCAGCGTACGTGCAGACCCGCCTGGCCCTGGCTGCGGACCCCACCTTCTGCGCCTCGCTCGATGCCGAACAGCCGGGCCTGGAGGAGCACGTGGTGGGGCCGCGCTGCCCCCAGTGTGACCACATCACGCTAGAGAACGTGTCTGCGGGGCTGCTGCACCACCAGACCTTCGCTGCCTACGCGGCTGTGTACGCCGTGGCCCAGGCCCTTCACAACACGCTGCTGTGCGACGCCTCGGGCTGCCCCCCGCGAGAGCCTGTGCGGCCCTGGCAG CTCCTAGAGAACATGTACAACATGAGCTTCCGTGCGCGCGGCCTGGTGCTGCGGTTCGATGCCAGCGGGAACGTGAACATGGCCTATGACCTGAAACTGTGGGTGTGGCGGGAGCTGACACCCGAGCTGCGCACCGTAGGCACCTTCAGTGGCCGTCTGGAGCTCTGGCGCTCCCAGATGCGCTGGCACACGCCGGGAAAGCAG CAGCCCGTGTCCCAGTGCTCCCGGCAGTGCAGGGAGGGCCAGGTGCGCCGCGTGAAGGGCTTCCACTCCTGCTGCTATGACTGCGTGGACTGCAAGGCAGGCAGCTACCAGCGCAACCCAG ATGACCTCCTCTGCACCCAGTGTGACCAGGACCAGTGGTCCCCAGACCGGAGCACGCGCTGCTTCCCCCGCAAGCCCACGTTTCTGGCATGGGGGGAGCCGGCCGTGCTGGCGCTGCTCATGCTGCTGGCTCTGGCGCTGGGCCTGGTGCTGGCGGCCCTGGGGCTCTTCATCTGGCACCGGGACAGCCCGCTGGTTCGGGCCTCAGGTGGGCCGCGGGCCTGCTTCGGCCTGGCCTGCCTGGGCCTTGTCTGCCTCAGTGTGCTCCTGTTCCCTGGCAAGCCAGGCCCTGCCAGCTGCCTGGCCCAGCAGCCGCTGCTCCACCTCCCACTCACTGGCTGCCTGAGCACACTCTTCCTGCAAGCGGCCGAGATATTTGTGGGGTCAGAGCTGCCACCAAGCTGGGCTGATGAGCTGCGTGGCCGCCTGCGGGGATTCTGGGCCTGGCTACTGGTGCTGCTTGCTATGCTGGCAGAAGCCACATTGTGTGCCTGGTACCTGGTGGCCTTCCCGCCAGAGGTGGTGACAGACTGGTGGCTGCTGCCCACAGAGGCGCTGGTGCACTGCCGGGTGCGCTCCTGGATTAGCTTTGGCCTAGTGCATGCCACTAATGCCATGCTGgccttcctctgcttcctgggcACCTTCCTGGTGCAGAGCCAGCCAGGCCGCTACAACGGCGCCCGTGGCCTCACTTTCGCCATGCTGGCCTACTTCATCACCTGGATCTCCTTTGTGCCCCTCTTTGCCAATGTGCACGTGGTCCACCAGCCCGCCGTGCAGATGGGCACCAtccttctctgtgccctgggTATCCTGGTCACCTTCCACCTGCCCAAGTGCTACCTGCTGCTGCAGCAGCCAGAGCTCAACACCCCTGAGTTCTTCCTGGGAGACAATACCAGAGGACAGAGCAgcagtgaggggcaggggaggggagactcGAGGCAAAAACAAGTGACCCCAGATTCAGTGACCTCACCACAGTGA
- the INTS11 gene encoding integrator complex subunit 11 isoform X2 has product MPEIRVTPLGAGQDVGRSCILVSIGGKNVMLDCGMHMGFNDDRRFPDFSYITRNGRLTDFLDCVIISHFHLDHCGALPYFSEMVGYDGPIYMTHPTQAICPILLEDYRKIAVDKKGEANFFTSQMIKDCMKKVVAVHLHQTVQVDDELEIKAYYAGHVLGAAMFQIKVGSESVVYTGDYNMTPDRHLGAAWIDKCRPNLLITESTYATTIRDSKRCRERDFLKKVLIPVFALGRAQELCILLETFWERMNLKAPIYFSTGLTEKANHYYKLFITWTNQKIRKTFVQRNMFEFKHIKAFDRAFADNPGPMVVFATPGMLHAGQSLQIFRKWAGNEKNMVIMPGYCVQGTVGHKILSGQRKLEMEGRQVLEVKMQVEYMSFSAHADAKGIMQLVGQAEPENVLLVHGEAKKMEFLKQKIEQEFRVNCYMPANGETVTLPTSPSIPVGISLGLLKREMAQGLLPDAKKPRLLHGTLIMKDSNFRLVSSEQALKELGLAEHQLRFTCRVHLHDPRKEQETALRVYSHLKSVLKDHCVQHLPDGSVTVESILIQAAAHSEDPGTKVLLVSWTYQDEELGSYLTSLLKKGLPQGAT; this is encoded by the exons ATGCCCGAGATCAGGGTCACTCCCCTGG GAGCTGGCCAGGATGTGGGCCGAAGCTGCATCCTGGTCTCCATCGGGGGCAAGAACGTCATGCTGGACTGCGGGATGCACATGGGCTTCAATGACGAC AGGCGCTTCCCTGATTTCTCCTACATCACCCGCAACGGCCGGCTAACTGACTTCCTGGACTGTGTGATCATCAG CCACTTCCACCTGGACCACTGTGGGGCTCTCCCCTACTTCAGCGAGATGGTGGGCTACGACGGGCCCATCTACATGACCCACCCCACGCAGGCCATCTGCCCCATCCTGCTGGAGGACTACCGCAAGATCGCCGTGGACAAGAAGGGCGAAGCCAACTTCTTTACCTCCCAGATGATCAAGGACTGTATGAAGAAGGTGGTAGCTGTCCACCTCCACCAGACGGTCCAG GTGGATGATGAGCTGGAAATCAAGGCCTACTATGCAGGCCACGTGCTGGGGGCGGCCATGTTCCAGATTAAAGTGGGCTCAGAGTCTGTGGTCTACACG GGTGATTATAATATGACTCCCGACCGGCATTTGGG AGCTGCCTGGATTGACAAATGCCGCCCCAACCTGCTCATCACAGAATCTACGTATGCCACGACCATCCGGGATTCCAAGCGCTGTCGGGAGCGAGACTTCCTGAAGAAG GTGCTGATCCCCGTGTTCGCGCTGGGCCGTGCTCAGGAGCTCTGCATCCTGCTGGAGACCTTCTG GGAGCGCATGAACCTAAAGGCCCCCATCTACTTTTCCACGGGCCTCACCGAGAAGGCCAACCACTACTACAAGCTCTTCATAACCTGGACCAACCAGAAGATCCGGAAAACCTTTGTCCAGAGGAACATGTTTGAGTTTAAGCACATCAAGGCCTTTGACCGAGCATTCGCTGACAACCCAGGTCCAATG GTCGTGTTTGCCACACCAGGCATGTTGCATGCCGGCCAGTCCCTGCAGATCTTTCGGAAGTGGGCAGGGAATGAGAAGAACATG gtCATCATGCCTGGCTACTGCGTGCAGGGAACCGTGGGCCATAAGATCCTCAGTGGGCAACGCAAGCTGGAGATGGAGGGGCGGCAGGTG TTGGAAGTCAAGATGCAGGTGGAGTACATGTCCTTCAGCGCCCATGCCGACGCCAAGGGTATCATGCAGCTGGTGGGCCAGGCAGAGCCCGAGAACGTGCTGCTAGTACATGGGGAGGCCAAGAAGATGGAGTTCCTGAAGCAGAAGATTGAGCAGGAATTCC GGGTCAACTGCTACATGCCAGCCAATGGTGAGACAGTGACGCTGCCCACAAGCCCCAGCATCCCTGTGGGCATCTCGCTGGGCCTGCTGAAGCGGGAGATGGCACAGG GACTGCTCCCTGATGCCAAAAAGCCCCGGCTCCTCCATGGCACTCTGATCatgaaagacagt AACTTCCGGCTAGTGTCCTCAGAGCAGGCCCTCAAGGAGCTGGGCCTCGCCGAGCACCAGCTGCGCTTCACGTGCCGTGTCCACCTGCATGACCCGCGCAAGGAGCAGGAGACAGCCCTGCGGGTCTACAGCCACCTGAAGAG TGTCCTCAAGGACCACTGTGTGCAGC
- the INTS11 gene encoding integrator complex subunit 11 isoform X1 yields MPEIRVTPLGAGQDVGRSCILVSIGGKNVMLDCGMHMGFNDDRRFPDFSYITRNGRLTDFLDCVIISHFHLDHCGALPYFSEMVGYDGPIYMTHPTQAICPILLEDYRKIAVDKKGEANFFTSQMIKDCMKKVVAVHLHQTVQVDDELEIKAYYAGHVLGAAMFQIKVGSESVVYTGDYNMTPDRHLGAAWIDKCRPNLLITESTYATTIRDSKRCRERDFLKKVHEAVERGGKVLIPVFALGRAQELCILLETFWERMNLKAPIYFSTGLTEKANHYYKLFITWTNQKIRKTFVQRNMFEFKHIKAFDRAFADNPGPMVVFATPGMLHAGQSLQIFRKWAGNEKNMVIMPGYCVQGTVGHKILSGQRKLEMEGRQVLEVKMQVEYMSFSAHADAKGIMQLVGQAEPENVLLVHGEAKKMEFLKQKIEQEFRVNCYMPANGETVTLPTSPSIPVGISLGLLKREMAQGLLPDAKKPRLLHGTLIMKDSNFRLVSSEQALKELGLAEHQLRFTCRVHLHDPRKEQETALRVYSHLKSVLKDHCVQHLPDGSVTVESILIQAAAHSEDPGTKVLLVSWTYQDEELGSYLTSLLKKGLPQGAT; encoded by the exons ATGCCCGAGATCAGGGTCACTCCCCTGG GAGCTGGCCAGGATGTGGGCCGAAGCTGCATCCTGGTCTCCATCGGGGGCAAGAACGTCATGCTGGACTGCGGGATGCACATGGGCTTCAATGACGAC AGGCGCTTCCCTGATTTCTCCTACATCACCCGCAACGGCCGGCTAACTGACTTCCTGGACTGTGTGATCATCAG CCACTTCCACCTGGACCACTGTGGGGCTCTCCCCTACTTCAGCGAGATGGTGGGCTACGACGGGCCCATCTACATGACCCACCCCACGCAGGCCATCTGCCCCATCCTGCTGGAGGACTACCGCAAGATCGCCGTGGACAAGAAGGGCGAAGCCAACTTCTTTACCTCCCAGATGATCAAGGACTGTATGAAGAAGGTGGTAGCTGTCCACCTCCACCAGACGGTCCAG GTGGATGATGAGCTGGAAATCAAGGCCTACTATGCAGGCCACGTGCTGGGGGCGGCCATGTTCCAGATTAAAGTGGGCTCAGAGTCTGTGGTCTACACG GGTGATTATAATATGACTCCCGACCGGCATTTGGG AGCTGCCTGGATTGACAAATGCCGCCCCAACCTGCTCATCACAGAATCTACGTATGCCACGACCATCCGGGATTCCAAGCGCTGTCGGGAGCGAGACTTCCTGAAGAAGGTCCATGAGGCTGTGGAGCGTGGCGGGAAG GTGCTGATCCCCGTGTTCGCGCTGGGCCGTGCTCAGGAGCTCTGCATCCTGCTGGAGACCTTCTG GGAGCGCATGAACCTAAAGGCCCCCATCTACTTTTCCACGGGCCTCACCGAGAAGGCCAACCACTACTACAAGCTCTTCATAACCTGGACCAACCAGAAGATCCGGAAAACCTTTGTCCAGAGGAACATGTTTGAGTTTAAGCACATCAAGGCCTTTGACCGAGCATTCGCTGACAACCCAGGTCCAATG GTCGTGTTTGCCACACCAGGCATGTTGCATGCCGGCCAGTCCCTGCAGATCTTTCGGAAGTGGGCAGGGAATGAGAAGAACATG gtCATCATGCCTGGCTACTGCGTGCAGGGAACCGTGGGCCATAAGATCCTCAGTGGGCAACGCAAGCTGGAGATGGAGGGGCGGCAGGTG TTGGAAGTCAAGATGCAGGTGGAGTACATGTCCTTCAGCGCCCATGCCGACGCCAAGGGTATCATGCAGCTGGTGGGCCAGGCAGAGCCCGAGAACGTGCTGCTAGTACATGGGGAGGCCAAGAAGATGGAGTTCCTGAAGCAGAAGATTGAGCAGGAATTCC GGGTCAACTGCTACATGCCAGCCAATGGTGAGACAGTGACGCTGCCCACAAGCCCCAGCATCCCTGTGGGCATCTCGCTGGGCCTGCTGAAGCGGGAGATGGCACAGG GACTGCTCCCTGATGCCAAAAAGCCCCGGCTCCTCCATGGCACTCTGATCatgaaagacagt AACTTCCGGCTAGTGTCCTCAGAGCAGGCCCTCAAGGAGCTGGGCCTCGCCGAGCACCAGCTGCGCTTCACGTGCCGTGTCCACCTGCATGACCCGCGCAAGGAGCAGGAGACAGCCCTGCGGGTCTACAGCCACCTGAAGAG TGTCCTCAAGGACCACTGTGTGCAGC
- the CPTP gene encoding ceramide-1-phosphate transfer protein isoform X2, which translates to MGDLESDFNLKVVLVNFKQCLNEEEEVLLDHYLAGWRGLVRFLNSLGAIFSFISKDVTAKLQIMERLCSGPQREHYSSLQSMVAYEVGNQLVDLERRSQHPDSGCRTVLRLHRALRWLQLFLEGLRTSPEDARTAALCTDSYNASLAAYHPWIIRRAVTVAFCTLPTRKVFLEAMNVGSPERAVEMLGEALPFIERVYNVSQRLYAEHSLLNLP; encoded by the exons ATGGGTGACTTGGAGTCGGACTTCAACCTGAAAGTCGTCTTAGTCAATTTCAAGCAGTGTCTCaacgaggaggaggaggtgctGCTGGATCACTACCTTGCTGGCTGGAGGGGGCTGGTCAG GTTCCTGAACAGCCTGGGTGCCATCTTCTCCTTCATCTCGAAGGATGTCACTGCAAAGCTGCAGATCATGGAGCGCCTGTGCAGCGGCCCACAGCGGGAGCACTACAGCAGCCTGCAGTCCATGGTGGCCTACGAGGTGGGCAACCAGCTGGTGGACCTGGAACGGCGTTCCCAACACCCCGACTCGGGCTGCCGGACGGTGCTTCGGCTGCACCGTGCCCTGCGCTGGCTGCAGCTCTTCCTGGAAGGTCTGCGTACCAGCCCCGAGGACGCACGTACTGCCGCGCTCTGCACCGACTCCTACAATGCCTCTCTAGCTGCCTACCACCCCTGGATCATCCGCCGGGCCGTCACCGTGGCCTTCTGTACGTTGCCCACACGCAAGGTCTTCCTGGAGGCCATGAACGTGGGGTCCCCAGAGCGGGCTGTGGAGATGCTGGGCGAGGCCCTGCCCTTCATCGAGCGCGTCTACAATGTCTCCCAAAGACTCTATGCCGAGCATTCCCTGCTGAACCTGCCCTGA
- the CPTP gene encoding ceramide-1-phosphate transfer protein isoform X1 has product MGDLESDFNLKVVLVNFKQCLNEEEEVLLDHYLAGWRGLVSRFLNSLGAIFSFISKDVTAKLQIMERLCSGPQREHYSSLQSMVAYEVGNQLVDLERRSQHPDSGCRTVLRLHRALRWLQLFLEGLRTSPEDARTAALCTDSYNASLAAYHPWIIRRAVTVAFCTLPTRKVFLEAMNVGSPERAVEMLGEALPFIERVYNVSQRLYAEHSLLNLP; this is encoded by the exons ATGGGTGACTTGGAGTCGGACTTCAACCTGAAAGTCGTCTTAGTCAATTTCAAGCAGTGTCTCaacgaggaggaggaggtgctGCTGGATCACTACCTTGCTGGCTGGAGGGGGCTGGTCAG CAGGTTCCTGAACAGCCTGGGTGCCATCTTCTCCTTCATCTCGAAGGATGTCACTGCAAAGCTGCAGATCATGGAGCGCCTGTGCAGCGGCCCACAGCGGGAGCACTACAGCAGCCTGCAGTCCATGGTGGCCTACGAGGTGGGCAACCAGCTGGTGGACCTGGAACGGCGTTCCCAACACCCCGACTCGGGCTGCCGGACGGTGCTTCGGCTGCACCGTGCCCTGCGCTGGCTGCAGCTCTTCCTGGAAGGTCTGCGTACCAGCCCCGAGGACGCACGTACTGCCGCGCTCTGCACCGACTCCTACAATGCCTCTCTAGCTGCCTACCACCCCTGGATCATCCGCCGGGCCGTCACCGTGGCCTTCTGTACGTTGCCCACACGCAAGGTCTTCCTGGAGGCCATGAACGTGGGGTCCCCAGAGCGGGCTGTGGAGATGCTGGGCGAGGCCCTGCCCTTCATCGAGCGCGTCTACAATGTCTCCCAAAGACTCTATGCCGAGCATTCCCTGCTGAACCTGCCCTGA